A genomic stretch from uncultured Cohaesibacter sp. includes:
- a CDS encoding chorismate mutase: MTDSKHGGAQKDEPTLDELRQRIDSIDESIHRHLIERSEIVQALIAVKRTHKPGAAFRPGREMDMMRRLVGRHRGILPITTVEHLWREIIATFTHMQAPYDVIVAPGVELRDVARFYFGFTVGFKQASDSAGVIDQVREGDGAALGLVANQKDAESAWWVPLSKDGVQIIGRLPVIKQAGRPVDQDSFVLSMPLMDTTVPDVRLIALCAPHEEGVQEAVGSIGGQLISCVMEEGHCECLVAVPFSVSDFEVEGLTRSANNPMVIRGVVGGYWSPISLSAAE; this comes from the coding sequence ATGACGGATAGCAAGCATGGCGGCGCGCAAAAGGACGAGCCGACACTGGACGAGCTGCGGCAGAGAATTGACAGCATTGATGAGTCCATTCATCGGCATTTGATTGAACGCAGCGAAATCGTTCAGGCCCTGATTGCGGTCAAGCGCACCCACAAGCCCGGAGCTGCCTTCCGTCCCGGGCGCGAGATGGACATGATGCGCAGGCTTGTCGGGCGGCATCGGGGCATCCTGCCAATCACGACCGTGGAGCATCTCTGGCGCGAAATTATCGCCACCTTCACCCATATGCAGGCGCCTTATGATGTCATTGTCGCGCCGGGCGTTGAATTGCGTGATGTGGCCCGCTTCTATTTCGGTTTCACGGTGGGCTTCAAGCAAGCCTCCGACAGTGCTGGCGTGATCGATCAGGTGCGTGAGGGCGACGGAGCGGCTCTGGGGCTTGTGGCCAATCAGAAGGATGCTGAGAGCGCCTGGTGGGTTCCTCTTTCCAAAGACGGTGTGCAGATTATCGGCCGCTTGCCGGTGATCAAGCAGGCGGGACGCCCGGTGGATCAGGATAGCTTCGTGCTCTCCATGCCGCTGATGGATACCACCGTGCCGGATGTGCGTCTGATTGCGCTTTGTGCGCCTCACGAAGAAGGGGTGCAGGAGGCTGTTGGCAGCATCGGTGGCCAGTTGATCTCCTGCGTTATGGAAGAGGGGCATTGCGAATGCCTTGTCGCCGTACCTTTCTCGGTGTCGGATTTCGAAGTGGAAGGCCTCACTCGCTCTGCAAACAATCCGATGGTGATCCGCGGGGTTGTCGGTGGCTACTGGTCGCCAATTTCACTCTCTGCTGCCGAATAG
- the hisC gene encoding histidinol-phosphate transaminase → MSSSGQPQRPQPREGLLDIPLYVPGKAEIDGAAPIHKLSSNESPFGASSKAMDAFRQMTGNLELYPDGASVVLREVIGEVHGLHPDRLICGAGSDEVLSLLCYTFLERGDEAIYSQYGFAVYPIAIRAAGGVPVVAEEKDLTTDVDAILASVTEKTKMVFLANPNNPTGTYIPASEVRRLHDGLPGHVVLVLDAAYSEYVTEHDYEAGIELAATTDNVVMTRTFSKVYGLASLRLGWCYGPQAIIDAMNRIRPPFNISGAAQAAGVAALRDQDFIRKAVLHNKEWLPKTSAALEALGLKVTPSVGNFILIHFPDAPGKSAAEADAFLQTKGCVLRQVGGYGLPNALRMTIGTAEACEAVIGHLAEFLKG, encoded by the coding sequence ATGTCCTCTTCCGGACAACCCCAACGGCCCCAGCCGCGTGAAGGGCTTCTCGATATCCCGCTGTATGTTCCCGGCAAAGCCGAGATTGATGGCGCGGCGCCCATTCACAAACTGTCCTCCAACGAATCTCCTTTCGGCGCAAGTTCGAAGGCAATGGATGCCTTCCGTCAGATGACGGGCAATCTGGAGCTCTATCCGGATGGTGCCAGCGTTGTTCTGCGCGAGGTGATTGGCGAGGTGCATGGCCTTCATCCTGATCGTCTTATTTGCGGTGCTGGCTCGGATGAAGTGCTCAGCCTCTTGTGCTACACCTTCCTTGAACGTGGCGACGAAGCGATCTACAGCCAATATGGCTTTGCGGTTTATCCTATCGCCATCAGGGCTGCAGGTGGCGTTCCGGTCGTTGCCGAGGAAAAAGATCTGACGACCGATGTGGATGCCATTCTTGCTTCGGTGACCGAAAAGACCAAGATGGTTTTTCTGGCCAACCCGAACAACCCGACGGGCACCTATATTCCTGCGTCTGAAGTGCGCCGGTTGCATGACGGTTTGCCCGGCCATGTGGTGCTGGTTCTTGATGCTGCCTATTCGGAATATGTGACCGAACATGACTATGAAGCAGGCATCGAGCTTGCCGCGACCACCGACAATGTGGTGATGACGCGCACCTTCTCGAAGGTCTATGGTCTTGCTTCCCTGCGTCTTGGTTGGTGCTATGGGCCGCAGGCCATCATTGATGCCATGAACCGTATTCGTCCGCCATTCAATATTTCCGGTGCGGCGCAGGCTGCCGGTGTTGCCGCCTTGCGCGATCAGGACTTTATCCGCAAAGCTGTGCTGCATAACAAGGAATGGTTGCCAAAGACGTCTGCTGCGCTGGAAGCTTTGGGACTGAAGGTGACCCCGAGTGTGGGCAACTTCATTCTCATTCATTTTCCCGATGCGCCGGGCAAGAGCGCAGCTGAAGCGGACGCGTTCTTGCAGACCAAGGGCTGTGTTTTGCGACAGGTTGGGGGATATGGTTTGCCAAACGCACTGCGTATGACCATTGGCACCGCAGAAGCATGTGAGGCCGTGATTGGCCATCTGGCTGAGTTCCTCAAAGGGTAA
- a CDS encoding prephenate/arogenate dehydrogenase family protein codes for MTDFLFKRMTLIGIGLLGSSISLAARQKGLVEHIAVHTRSEATLARAEELGLGDSYHKDVAESVKDADFVVVCTPVGVCGTVAEAIAPNLKKGAIVTDVGSVKMSIIRQMQPHLPDYVHFVPGHPIAGTEESGPDAGFAELFVNRWCILTPPEGTDEGAIEKVKTFWSTVGSNVELMDAHHHDNVLAITSHLPHLIAYNIVGTASDLEMVTNSEVIKYSAGGFRDFTRIAASDPTMWRDVFLHNKEAALEMLGRFTEDLTALQRAIRWGDGDALFDLFSRTRSIRRSIIDAGQEIAASDFGRHLKEGETHAPTLSGDDHEYTGS; via the coding sequence ATGACAGACTTTCTTTTCAAGCGCATGACCCTGATCGGCATCGGTCTTTTGGGGTCTTCCATTTCTTTGGCTGCCCGTCAGAAAGGGCTGGTCGAGCATATCGCGGTGCATACGCGGTCTGAAGCCACGCTGGCACGTGCTGAAGAATTGGGCTTGGGGGACAGTTATCACAAGGATGTGGCTGAAAGCGTCAAGGATGCGGACTTTGTCGTGGTCTGTACGCCCGTGGGCGTGTGTGGCACGGTGGCTGAGGCGATTGCCCCTAACTTGAAAAAAGGTGCCATCGTTACGGATGTCGGCTCGGTCAAGATGTCGATCATTCGCCAGATGCAGCCGCATTTGCCCGATTACGTCCATTTCGTTCCGGGGCATCCGATCGCCGGTACAGAAGAATCCGGCCCGGATGCCGGGTTCGCCGAGCTCTTCGTCAATCGCTGGTGCATTCTGACGCCGCCCGAAGGCACGGATGAAGGCGCTATCGAAAAGGTCAAGACCTTCTGGTCAACGGTTGGCTCCAATGTGGAATTGATGGATGCGCATCATCATGACAATGTGCTGGCCATCACCTCCCATCTGCCGCATCTGATTGCCTATAACATCGTGGGCACTGCGTCGGATCTGGAAATGGTGACCAACTCCGAAGTCATCAAATATTCCGCTGGTGGTTTCCGCGACTTTACACGAATCGCGGCATCCGATCCGACCATGTGGCGGGATGTGTTCCTGCATAACAAGGAAGCCGCACTGGAGATGCTGGGGCGCTTTACCGAAGACCTGACGGCGCTGCAACGGGCCATTCGTTGGGGAGACGGGGATGCCCTGTTTGATCTCTTCTCCCGCACGCGGTCCATTCGCCGCAGTATTATCGATGCGGGGCAGGAAATTGCTGCGTCGGACTTTGGCCGTCACCTCAAAGAGGGTGAGACGCATGCGCCAACCCTGAGCGGCGATGATCACGAATATACCGGCAGCTGA